The Thiorhodovibrio litoralis genome includes a window with the following:
- a CDS encoding ATP-binding protein: MLLWLLLLGLFVSQYLIGTRDLADHLLESARARAESLAVTEESLVLARLAELDRTLVQMRQIRPITDGPAMAAAVMRPHGDQVPVVLDFLLLDRDGSIIAWASPGEPPEVADRSYFVRHRDDPRDTPLLSELMGSRIYPAHHFLALSRPVLDAQDQFAGAVVAIMGVEWLAEALAFTDQLPETSVTITTRAGEIIAQQPQQQPRMVGRVVPEIATLNATPSSMASPSSMASRIIESTAETPRMVSVRTMEDWPLAVMISEDIAPVMAAIADHRQQQMLSWTLAALVLSGLLATLLHLLRRQAQAAAALSANLNLTRAKERALRESEYKFRSLVQSVPGVVYRCLNEPGWPMDYISDGIEVLSGYPAADFLAEEPRRYEDLIHPEDRDSVTEQVHWAVSAREPFELSYRIIHRDGGSLWVQETGRGCYVEDGRLEWLDGIIVNITERKQAESRLQEITDFHAIASRLALANASLRIDTIDEGLTRCLEILGTHLNAGRAYIFSNDLNARTWSNTHEWCREGVQCKIDELQNVPFETFPGLIDQFLVGEPLYLSSFDALPPPMADARELLQAQSINACVMQPMRVDGDLIGFVGFDDTERERSFSPTERALLQLAADNFAATLGRYQQYLGERQAREAQERLNQALNQSIQHANAMAAEADAANQAKSRFLANMSHEIRTPMNAVIGMTYLAQRKAVDPEQREHLDMTMTAAQQLLALLNDILDFSKIEAERLEFEQRPFVLDSLLDTLRAMIREPAERKGLALHLEVAPGTPTQFIGDSLRLGQVLTNLASNAVKFTEQGAVGVRVAALPAAPDAEEQVLQFEVWDTGIGIDKQELPRLFTVFSQGDSSTTRRYGGAGLGLAISKSLIERMGGRIEVESTPGQGSCFRFTVRLRVDREPARMPPHSRAEAASAPPGAPELSALDRARLRGRHVLVVEDNRLNLELAKALLAELGVRVTTATDGLTGVELALAQRFDLIFMDIQMPELDGLEATRRIRRAEGEQAPGVPIIALTAHALTADRAKSLTAGMNDHLTKPVDPVSLSTMLKRWLPPGPAHPDTAHPAPAHPETVLALADDKPRDSELQQPDRAPDTGGLLPEDWPPFDLRAASARCSGNQRLLLRLIARFVEGFEQADAQIRDALAAGNARAASEQLHALKSNAATLGLGELASTAAALEKALSAQKEDAALSRTAAHRDAALERLSEQLAAALAAAQALCDRAPAHEPEQAPDASPEAGPEASPATNRQATQAIDQAPSPASIVLIGPRLAELREQLAANRISARRTFAELRPLLAQASDPLALDDLAAAIERLDFAAAGQLLDRLHGGKAASTEA; this comes from the coding sequence GTGCTGCTCTGGCTACTGCTGCTCGGTCTCTTTGTCAGCCAGTATCTCATCGGCACGCGCGACCTCGCAGACCACCTGCTGGAGAGTGCGCGAGCCCGCGCCGAGAGCCTGGCAGTCACTGAAGAGTCGCTGGTTCTCGCGCGCTTAGCCGAGCTTGACCGCACGCTGGTGCAAATGCGCCAGATCCGCCCCATAACCGACGGCCCCGCTATGGCGGCTGCCGTGATGCGCCCGCATGGCGATCAGGTGCCGGTGGTGCTCGACTTCCTGTTGCTTGACCGTGACGGGAGCATCATCGCCTGGGCGTCGCCGGGCGAACCGCCCGAAGTGGCCGATCGCAGCTATTTTGTCCGCCATCGCGATGACCCGCGCGACACGCCGCTGCTGTCTGAGTTAATGGGCTCGCGCATCTACCCCGCTCATCATTTCCTCGCGCTGAGCCGACCGGTACTCGACGCGCAGGATCAATTCGCCGGCGCCGTGGTTGCCATCATGGGCGTGGAGTGGCTCGCCGAGGCTCTGGCCTTCACCGACCAACTGCCCGAAACATCGGTGACCATTACGACCCGCGCGGGAGAAATCATCGCGCAGCAACCGCAGCAGCAGCCGCGCATGGTCGGTCGCGTCGTGCCAGAAATCGCCACACTGAACGCCACTCCCAGCAGCATGGCATCTCCCAGCAGCATGGCATCGCGCATCATCGAGTCCACCGCAGAGACACCGCGCATGGTCTCGGTGCGCACCATGGAGGACTGGCCGCTGGCGGTGATGATCAGCGAGGACATCGCGCCTGTGATGGCTGCCATTGCCGATCACCGCCAGCAGCAGATGCTGAGCTGGACCCTCGCGGCCTTGGTGCTGAGCGGACTGCTTGCGACCTTGCTGCATCTGCTGCGCCGTCAGGCCCAGGCGGCCGCAGCGCTGTCGGCCAATCTGAATCTGACGCGGGCCAAAGAGCGCGCACTGCGCGAAAGCGAGTACAAATTCCGCTCGCTTGTCCAGAGTGTCCCTGGCGTGGTCTACCGTTGCCTGAACGAGCCGGGCTGGCCCATGGACTACATCAGCGACGGCATCGAGGTCCTGAGTGGCTACCCGGCAGCGGACTTTCTGGCCGAGGAGCCGCGCCGCTATGAGGACCTGATCCACCCCGAGGATCGCGACAGTGTCACTGAACAAGTGCACTGGGCCGTGAGCGCGCGCGAGCCCTTCGAGCTCAGCTATCGGATCATTCATCGCGACGGGGGCAGCCTCTGGGTGCAGGAAACCGGACGCGGCTGTTATGTCGAAGACGGGCGGCTCGAGTGGCTCGACGGCATCATCGTGAACATCACCGAGCGCAAACAGGCGGAGTCGCGCCTGCAAGAAATTACCGACTTCCACGCCATCGCCTCGCGCCTCGCGCTCGCCAATGCCAGCCTACGGATCGACACCATCGACGAGGGACTGACGCGCTGTCTGGAAATCCTCGGCACCCATCTGAACGCGGGTCGCGCCTACATCTTCAGCAACGACCTTAATGCCAGAACCTGGTCAAACACGCACGAATGGTGTCGCGAGGGTGTCCAGTGCAAGATCGACGAACTACAGAACGTACCCTTCGAAACCTTCCCCGGTCTGATCGACCAATTCCTGGTCGGCGAGCCACTCTACCTCAGCTCCTTCGACGCGCTGCCGCCACCGATGGCCGATGCGCGCGAGCTACTGCAAGCCCAATCCATCAATGCCTGTGTGATGCAGCCGATGCGCGTCGATGGCGATCTGATTGGCTTTGTCGGTTTCGACGATACCGAGCGCGAGCGCTCCTTCAGCCCGACTGAGCGCGCGCTGCTGCAACTCGCGGCCGATAACTTTGCCGCCACCCTCGGTCGCTACCAGCAGTATCTCGGCGAGCGCCAGGCGCGCGAGGCACAGGAGCGGCTGAACCAGGCGCTCAATCAGTCGATCCAGCACGCCAACGCCATGGCGGCGGAGGCCGATGCGGCCAACCAAGCCAAGAGCCGCTTCCTGGCCAACATGAGCCACGAGATTCGCACGCCCATGAATGCGGTCATTGGCATGACCTACCTCGCACAGCGCAAGGCCGTCGACCCGGAGCAACGCGAGCACCTCGACATGACCATGACGGCGGCCCAGCAACTGCTGGCGCTGCTGAACGACATCCTCGACTTCTCCAAGATCGAGGCCGAGCGCCTGGAGTTCGAACAGCGGCCCTTCGTGCTGGACTCTCTGCTCGACACCCTGAGGGCCATGATCCGCGAGCCGGCCGAGCGCAAGGGGCTCGCGCTGCACCTGGAGGTCGCGCCCGGCACACCGACACAGTTTATCGGCGACTCGCTGCGGCTGGGCCAGGTGCTGACCAACCTCGCCAGCAACGCGGTGAAGTTCACCGAGCAGGGAGCGGTTGGCGTGCGCGTCGCGGCCTTGCCAGCCGCGCCTGACGCCGAGGAGCAGGTGCTTCAATTCGAGGTCTGGGACACCGGTATCGGCATCGACAAGCAGGAGCTTCCGCGTCTGTTCACGGTCTTCTCCCAGGGAGACAGCTCCACCACCCGCCGCTATGGGGGCGCTGGCCTCGGGCTCGCCATCAGCAAGAGCTTGATCGAGCGCATGGGCGGTCGCATCGAGGTCGAGAGCACACCCGGGCAGGGCAGCTGCTTCCGCTTCACCGTGCGCCTGCGTGTCGACCGCGAACCGGCGCGGATGCCGCCGCACTCGCGCGCCGAGGCAGCCTCCGCGCCCCCAGGCGCGCCTGAGCTGTCCGCCCTGGACCGGGCGCGCCTGCGCGGTCGCCATGTGCTGGTGGTGGAGGACAACCGACTCAACCTCGAACTGGCCAAGGCGCTGCTCGCCGAGCTGGGCGTCCGGGTCACCACCGCAACCGACGGGCTAACCGGCGTCGAGCTCGCGCTGGCGCAGCGCTTCGACCTGATTTTTATGGACATTCAGATGCCGGAGCTGGACGGACTCGAGGCGACCCGCCGCATCCGTCGCGCCGAAGGGGAGCAGGCGCCGGGCGTTCCCATCATCGCGCTGACCGCCCATGCACTCACCGCAGATCGCGCCAAGAGCCTGACCGCGGGCATGAACGATCACCTGACCAAGCCCGTCGACCCTGTCAGCCTGTCCACCATGCTCAAGCGCTGGCTGCCGCCAGGCCCAGCGCATCCGGACACCGCACATCCGGCCCCAGCGCATCCGGAAACCGTGCTCGCTCTGGCCGACGACAAGCCGCGCGACTCTGAGCTCCAGCAACCCGACCGAGCGCCGGATACCGGGGGTTTGCTGCCTGAGGACTGGCCGCCGTTTGATTTGCGCGCGGCGAGCGCCCGTTGCAGCGGCAATCAGCGCCTGCTGCTGCGGCTGATCGCGCGCTTTGTCGAGGGCTTTGAGCAGGCCGATGCGCAGATCCGTGACGCGCTTGCGGCCGGTAATGCACGGGCCGCGAGCGAGCAACTCCATGCGCTTAAGAGCAACGCTGCCACCCTGGGACTCGGCGAGCTCGCCAGCACCGCCGCCGCGCTTGAAAAAGCACTGTCGGCGCAGAAGGAAGATGCCGCGCTGTCACGCACTGCCGCGCACAGGGACGCAGCACTCGAACGCTTGAGCGAGCAACTCGCCGCCGCGCTCGCGGCCGCACAAGCGCTGTGCGACAGGGCGCCGGCGCATGAACCCGAACAGGCCCCAGACGCCAGCCCAGAAGCAGGCCCAGAAGCGAGCCCAGCAACGAACCGGCAAGCAACCCAGGCAATCGATCAGGCCCCGTCCCCGGCTTCCATCGTCCTCATCGGCCCGCGTCTGGCGGAGCTGCGCGAGCAGCTTGCCGCCAATCGGATCAGCGCGCGGCGCACCTTTGCCGAGCTGCGCCCGCTGCTGGCGCAGGCAAGCGACCCACTGGCCCTGGATGATCTGGCTGCGGCGATCGAGCGGCTCGATTTTGCCGCCGCAGGTCAGCTGCTCGATCGCCTCCATGGCGGCAAGGCCGCGAGCACTGAGGCATGA
- a CDS encoding alpha-D-glucose phosphate-specific phosphoglucomutase yields MEPKVVSTPTFEGQKPGTSGLRKKVKVFQQPHYLENFVQAIFDTQATLHGGTLVVGGDGRYFNREAIQTILRMAAANGVARVLVGQGGILSTPAVSCIIRKHATQGGIVLSASHNPGGPDEDFGIKFNVASGGPASESVTDAIYQRTTDIERYLTLETDAIDLDQIGDSQLGDTRVSVIDPVADYAMLMESLFDFDAIRDLFKSGSFRMCFDAMHAVTGPYATEILENRLGAAPGTVINGIPLEDFGGGHPDPNLVHAHEIVELTQGAEGLDFAAASDGDGDRNMILGRDFFVTPSDSLAVLAANAEVAPGYKAGIAGVARSMPTSQAADRVAEALGVNCFETPTGWKFFGNLLDAGRITLCGEESFGTGSSHVREKDGLWAVLFWLNLLAAKRQSVATIVRDHWRRFGRNYYTRHDYEGVDSEAATGLVHHLHLLLADLPGRQFGDCKVAYADDFSYTDPVDGSISANQGIRIGFEDGSRIVMRLSGTGTSGATLRVYIERFEPDPEKHDQDVQLALEPLILIARELAQIEARTGRSAPDVVT; encoded by the coding sequence ATGGAACCAAAAGTTGTCAGCACACCAACGTTCGAGGGGCAGAAACCGGGCACCTCGGGCCTGCGCAAAAAGGTCAAAGTCTTTCAACAACCGCACTATCTCGAGAACTTCGTTCAGGCCATTTTCGACACCCAGGCCACCCTGCACGGCGGCACCCTGGTCGTGGGTGGCGATGGGCGCTACTTCAATCGCGAGGCCATCCAGACCATTCTGCGCATGGCCGCGGCCAATGGCGTGGCGCGGGTGCTGGTCGGCCAAGGCGGGATTCTCTCAACCCCGGCGGTGTCCTGCATCATCCGCAAGCATGCCACCCAGGGCGGCATCGTGCTCTCGGCCAGCCACAACCCCGGCGGACCGGATGAAGACTTCGGCATCAAGTTCAATGTCGCATCCGGCGGCCCCGCGTCCGAGTCGGTGACCGATGCCATCTATCAACGCACGACCGACATTGAGCGCTACTTAACCCTGGAGACGGACGCGATCGATCTCGACCAGATCGGCGACTCTCAACTCGGCGACACGCGCGTCAGCGTCATCGACCCGGTCGCCGACTATGCCATGCTGATGGAATCGCTGTTTGATTTCGATGCCATTCGCGATTTGTTCAAGTCCGGCAGCTTCCGCATGTGCTTCGACGCCATGCATGCTGTCACCGGCCCCTATGCGACCGAAATCCTGGAAAACCGCCTCGGCGCTGCGCCCGGCACCGTCATCAACGGCATCCCGCTAGAAGACTTCGGCGGTGGCCATCCCGACCCCAATCTGGTGCATGCGCACGAGATTGTGGAACTCACCCAGGGCGCCGAGGGGCTGGACTTTGCCGCAGCCTCCGATGGCGACGGCGACCGCAACATGATCTTGGGGCGGGATTTCTTTGTCACCCCCAGCGACAGCCTCGCGGTGCTCGCAGCCAATGCCGAGGTCGCGCCAGGCTACAAGGCCGGCATTGCCGGGGTGGCGCGTTCCATGCCGACCAGCCAGGCAGCCGATCGTGTCGCTGAGGCACTCGGGGTGAACTGCTTCGAGACGCCAACAGGGTGGAAGTTCTTCGGCAACCTGCTCGATGCCGGGCGCATCACCCTGTGCGGCGAGGAGAGCTTCGGCACCGGCTCGTCCCACGTGCGCGAGAAAGACGGCCTCTGGGCGGTGCTCTTCTGGCTCAATCTACTTGCCGCCAAGCGCCAGTCAGTCGCGACCATCGTGCGCGATCATTGGCGGCGCTTTGGCCGCAACTACTACACCCGCCACGACTACGAAGGCGTCGACAGCGAGGCAGCGACAGGCTTGGTCCATCACCTGCACCTGCTGCTTGCCGATCTGCCCGGTCGCCAATTCGGCGACTGCAAGGTCGCCTATGCCGATGACTTCAGCTACACCGACCCAGTCGATGGCAGCATCTCAGCCAATCAGGGCATTCGCATCGGCTTCGAGGACGGCTCGCGCATCGTCATGCGCCTGTCCGGCACCGGCACCTCGGGCGCGACCCTGCGGGTCTATATTGAGCGCTTCGAGCCGGACCCTGAAAAACATGATCAGGACGTGCAGCTTGCGCTCGAGCCCTTGATTCTCATCGCGCGCGAACTCGCGCAGATCGAAGCCCGTACCGGGCGCTCGGCACCAGATGTCGTGACCTGA
- the htpG gene encoding molecular chaperone HtpG — MTDSTQPDSTQKETLEFQAEVSHVLDLVIRSLYSNKEIFMRELVSNASDAAEKLRFEALTDASLFEDDPELRVRVLVDKDAGTVTVSDNGIGLSRQEVVETIGSIASSGTRRFVEALKDRQGAPGDGAKEDDAKKEGTKEGDAATDGTLIGQFGVGFYSAFIVADKVTLVSRRAGLGAEHGVRWESDGRGSYTLETLDKPGRGTDVILHLKEDEKEFVDDWRLRSIISKFSDHIAVPVEMLKQDFRSDEEKEKDKQEGKEDAPEYERVNTGQALWMRNKSDISDDDYKSFYKHISHDFEEPLSWAHNRVEGTNEYTTLLFVPKRAPWDMWDRDQKHGVKLYVRRVFIMDEADKLMPHYLRFVKGVVDSNDLPLNVSREILQHNRKIDTIRGANVKRVLGLLETMAKDEPDNYKAFWKEFGRVIKEGPAEDFANRERIAGLLRFSTTVGEGDEQDTSLDAYIERMKEGQDKIYYITADSPAAARHSPHLEVFRKKEIEVLLLSDRVDEWLVSNLSEYKGKHLQSVTKGELDLGEIGAAEEKEKTEKAEKEHKDLFKRLKDALGDRVDSVRPSSRLVDSPACIVVGAHDMSANLARVLKSVGQDAPDSKPILELNLDHPMVRRLESESDDSRFKDLGLILLDQAELAEGGQLDDPAAFVGRLNKLMLGLFMTGG, encoded by the coding sequence ATGACAGACTCTACTCAGCCAGACTCTACTCAAAAGGAAACCCTGGAATTTCAGGCCGAGGTCAGCCATGTCCTCGACTTGGTCATTCGCTCGCTCTACTCCAACAAGGAGATCTTCATGCGTGAGCTGGTCTCCAACGCCTCGGACGCGGCGGAGAAGTTGCGCTTCGAGGCGCTGACCGATGCCAGCTTGTTCGAAGATGACCCCGAGCTGCGGGTGCGGGTCCTGGTCGATAAGGACGCCGGCACCGTCACCGTCTCGGACAACGGCATTGGTTTGAGCCGCCAGGAGGTGGTCGAGACCATCGGCAGTATCGCCAGCTCCGGCACCCGCCGCTTCGTCGAGGCGCTCAAGGACCGCCAGGGCGCGCCTGGGGATGGCGCCAAAGAGGATGACGCCAAAAAAGAGGGCACTAAGGAAGGCGATGCCGCCACTGACGGCACCCTGATCGGCCAGTTCGGCGTCGGCTTCTACTCCGCCTTTATCGTCGCCGATAAGGTCACACTCGTCTCCCGCCGCGCCGGCCTTGGCGCCGAGCATGGCGTACGTTGGGAGTCCGACGGCCGTGGCAGCTACACGCTCGAGACCTTAGACAAGCCCGGCCGCGGCACCGATGTCATCCTGCATCTGAAAGAGGACGAGAAGGAATTTGTCGACGACTGGCGCCTGCGCTCCATCATCAGCAAATTCTCCGACCACATCGCCGTGCCGGTGGAGATGCTCAAGCAGGACTTCCGCAGCGACGAAGAGAAGGAAAAGGACAAGCAGGAAGGCAAGGAGGATGCACCTGAGTACGAGCGCGTCAACACCGGCCAGGCGCTATGGATGCGCAACAAGTCGGATATCTCCGATGACGACTACAAGAGCTTCTATAAGCACATCTCGCATGACTTTGAAGAGCCGCTCTCCTGGGCGCACAACCGCGTTGAGGGCACCAACGAGTACACCACGCTATTGTTCGTCCCCAAGCGCGCGCCCTGGGATATGTGGGACCGCGACCAGAAGCATGGCGTCAAGCTCTACGTGCGGCGCGTTTTCATCATGGACGAGGCCGACAAGCTGATGCCGCACTATCTGCGGTTTGTGAAGGGCGTGGTGGACTCCAACGACCTGCCGCTCAATGTCTCGCGCGAGATCCTGCAACATAACCGCAAGATTGACACCATTCGCGGCGCCAACGTCAAGCGGGTACTCGGCCTGCTCGAGACCATGGCCAAGGATGAGCCCGACAACTACAAGGCCTTCTGGAAGGAATTCGGCCGGGTAATCAAGGAAGGCCCGGCTGAGGACTTCGCTAACCGTGAGCGCATCGCCGGCCTGCTGCGTTTCTCCACCACGGTGGGCGAGGGCGATGAGCAGGACACCTCGCTCGATGCCTACATTGAGCGCATGAAGGAAGGCCAGGACAAAATCTACTACATCACCGCCGACAGCCCTGCCGCTGCGCGCCACAGCCCCCACCTGGAGGTGTTCCGCAAGAAGGAGATTGAAGTCCTGCTGCTCTCCGACCGCGTCGACGAATGGCTAGTGTCCAACCTAAGCGAATACAAAGGCAAGCACCTGCAGTCCGTCACCAAGGGCGAGCTGGACTTAGGCGAAATCGGCGCCGCGGAGGAAAAGGAAAAGACCGAGAAGGCCGAGAAAGAGCACAAGGACCTGTTCAAGCGCCTGAAAGACGCCCTTGGCGACCGGGTCGATTCGGTGCGCCCCTCCAGCCGTCTGGTGGATTCTCCGGCCTGCATCGTGGTTGGCGCCCATGACATGAGCGCCAACCTCGCGCGCGTGCTGAAATCCGTCGGCCAGGATGCGCCGGATAGTAAGCCGATCCTGGAGCTGAACTTGGACCACCCGATGGTGCGCCGGCTGGAATCGGAAAGCGATGACAGCCGCTTCAAGGACCTGGGCCTGATCCTGCTCGACCAGGCCGAACTCGCCGAAGGCGGTCAGCTCGATGATCCAGCAGCCTTCGTCGGGCGGCTGAACAAGCTGATGCTCGGGCTGTTTATGACCGGGGGCTGA
- the adk gene encoding adenylate kinase: MRVILLGGPGAGKGTQAAFITEHFKIPQISTGDMLRAQVKSGSELGKAAKAIMDAGGLVSDDIIMAMVKERIAEDDCQNGFLFDGFPRTLAQADGLKAGKVFVDAVVEIAVPDEEIIKRMSGRRVHLASGRTYHVVFNPPKEEGKDDITGEPLIQRDDDKEETVCKRLEVYHEQTSPLINYYSSWAEQGGEGAPRYCKVEGVGGVDQVREHILKTLS, translated from the coding sequence ATGCGCGTCATTCTTCTTGGCGGGCCGGGGGCAGGTAAAGGTACCCAGGCGGCTTTCATCACTGAGCATTTCAAGATTCCGCAAATTTCCACTGGCGACATGCTGCGCGCGCAGGTCAAATCGGGCAGCGAGCTGGGCAAGGCAGCCAAGGCCATCATGGACGCAGGCGGGCTGGTGTCGGACGACATCATCATGGCCATGGTCAAGGAACGCATCGCCGAGGACGACTGCCAGAATGGCTTTTTGTTCGACGGATTCCCGCGCACCCTCGCCCAGGCCGATGGGCTTAAGGCCGGCAAGGTGTTTGTTGACGCCGTTGTCGAGATTGCTGTGCCGGACGAGGAGATCATCAAGCGCATGTCCGGGCGGCGTGTGCATCTGGCCTCTGGGCGCACGTATCACGTTGTTTTCAATCCGCCCAAGGAGGAAGGCAAGGACGATATCACCGGCGAGCCGCTGATCCAGCGCGACGATGACAAGGAAGAAACCGTCTGCAAGCGCCTCGAGGTCTATCATGAGCAGACCAGTCCGCTGATCAACTACTACTCGAGCTGGGCCGAGCAGGGTGGCGAAGGCGCCCCGCGTTACTGCAAGGTTGAGGGGGTGGGCGGCGTCGATCAAGTGCGCGAGCACATCCTCAAGACCCTGTCCTGA
- the trxA gene encoding thioredoxin: MAVIELTSENFESTITQNPFVLVDYWAPWCGPCRSFAPVYEKVSNDHEDIVFAKVNTEQEQQLAAHFQIRSIPTLMIFRDQVIIFSQAGALPEASFRDLLTQASELDMDKVRADMEQQQAAANS; encoded by the coding sequence ATGGCAGTCATCGAATTGACGAGTGAGAATTTCGAGTCCACGATCACACAAAACCCCTTTGTTCTTGTTGATTATTGGGCGCCCTGGTGCGGCCCCTGTCGTTCGTTCGCGCCTGTCTATGAAAAGGTCTCGAATGATCACGAAGACATCGTCTTCGCCAAGGTCAACACGGAGCAAGAGCAACAACTGGCGGCGCATTTCCAGATTCGCTCCATTCCCACGCTGATGATCTTCCGCGATCAGGTCATCATCTTCTCGCAGGCCGGTGCGCTGCCGGAGGCATCCTTCCGCGATCTGCTGACCCAAGCCAGCGAGCTCGACATGGACAAGGTGCGTGCCGATATGGAGCAACAACAGGCCGCGGCCAACAGCTGA
- a CDS encoding DUF1249 domain-containing protein has protein sequence MPGIATPWLRGPTVGALLELLEENYQLLLCLAPDLRRLAGGHRASGQGTDLYLDVIDQARYTTTLRLTYRFPSQDDSLSQNHLGCQNDPLNGETDQTQAWHADPDAYLRVCHDARQVEVISLRQTVLPLFGEDRLATLQSKWDANWFLAKWLGYCVREDYRFFPARPRPRPAKTLDSAPAC, from the coding sequence GTGCCTGGCATTGCGACACCCTGGCTCCGTGGCCCCACGGTCGGCGCCCTGCTTGAGTTGCTGGAGGAGAACTACCAGCTGCTGTTGTGCCTGGCACCCGACCTGCGCCGGTTGGCGGGAGGGCATCGGGCGTCCGGGCAGGGCACCGACCTGTACCTTGATGTCATCGACCAGGCGCGTTACACGACAACCCTGCGTCTCACCTATCGCTTCCCGTCCCAGGATGACTCCCTAAGCCAAAATCATTTGGGGTGCCAAAATGACCCCCTGAATGGTGAGACCGACCAGACGCAAGCCTGGCATGCCGACCCGGACGCCTACTTGCGCGTCTGTCACGATGCCCGACAGGTCGAGGTGATCTCGCTGCGTCAGACCGTGCTGCCGCTGTTTGGAGAAGACCGGCTGGCAACGCTGCAGTCAAAGTGGGACGCGAACTGGTTTCTCGCAAAATGGCTGGGGTACTGCGTGCGCGAGGACTACCGGTTCTTCCCGGCCCGCCCGCGCCCGCGCCCTGCCAAGACGTTGGATTCCGCGCCCGCCTGCTGA
- a CDS encoding Rrf2 family transcriptional regulator: MRLSTKGRYAVTAMLDLALHDGQGPVTLSGISENQGISLSYLEQLFSALRAKSLVRGVRGPGGGYYLGRESSEISIADIICAVDEWVEFTRCGGRENCRNGQKCLTHSLWDQLSDEIFGFLSNISLKDLVERGGKRDPLFSPNVHLAADPLKKQAA; the protein is encoded by the coding sequence ATGAGACTTTCCACCAAAGGCAGGTACGCGGTGACGGCGATGCTGGATCTGGCGTTGCACGACGGCCAGGGGCCTGTGACACTCTCGGGTATTTCAGAAAATCAGGGGATCTCTCTGTCCTACCTAGAACAGCTTTTCTCCGCCTTGCGCGCCAAAAGCCTGGTGCGTGGCGTGCGCGGGCCGGGAGGCGGCTATTACCTGGGCAGGGAATCCAGTGAGATTTCCATCGCCGACATTATTTGCGCTGTCGACGAGTGGGTTGAATTCACACGGTGCGGCGGGCGGGAAAACTGTCGCAACGGGCAGAAGTGCCTGACCCACAGCCTGTGGGACCAGCTCAGTGACGAGATCTTCGGCTTTTTGAGTAACATCTCTTTGAAAGACTTGGTCGAGCGCGGCGGCAAGCGTGATCCGCTGTTTTCACCCAATGTGCATCTGGCGGCTGACCCGCTGAAAAAGCAGGCTGCCTGA